In a genomic window of Saccharothrix sp. HUAS TT1:
- a CDS encoding alpha/beta fold hydrolase: MREHDVFAADGTRIRVWRTDADGPDVLLSPGLGAVPSVWPETPAARVHSWYHRGALGSARPADPGRIEPADHVADALAVLDAAGIERCVVMGWSMGVTVAVELALRHPDRVSGLLLVAGTPGDTFASVLGLPGVPVRLRRAVGVAGVKALKAAGPLLNAVLHRLPVPDVGGRVVRTVRHYLQHDWRWYFTLALALGRAPRLDPTGVTCPTTVLAARYDPLACVSGVVGAVAALPQARVRVLPNTHFLPLEDPRVVVEELELLLDRVDAVRRAVRGDAGGPLTPRSRPRA; encoded by the coding sequence ATGCGGGAGCACGACGTCTTCGCCGCGGACGGCACGCGGATCAGGGTGTGGCGCACCGACGCCGACGGGCCGGACGTGCTGCTGAGCCCCGGTCTCGGCGCGGTGCCCTCGGTGTGGCCCGAGACGCCCGCGGCGCGCGTGCACAGCTGGTACCACCGCGGCGCCCTGGGGTCGGCGCGGCCGGCCGACCCCGGTCGCATCGAGCCGGCCGACCACGTCGCCGACGCGCTGGCCGTGCTGGACGCCGCCGGGATCGAGCGGTGCGTGGTGATGGGCTGGTCGATGGGCGTGACGGTGGCCGTCGAGCTGGCGCTGCGCCACCCGGACCGGGTGAGCGGGCTGCTGCTGGTCGCGGGCACGCCGGGTGACACGTTCGCGAGCGTGCTCGGGCTGCCGGGCGTGCCGGTGCGGCTGCGGCGGGCGGTCGGCGTGGCCGGGGTGAAGGCGTTGAAGGCCGCCGGGCCGCTGCTGAACGCCGTGCTGCACCGGCTGCCGGTGCCGGACGTCGGCGGGCGCGTGGTCCGGACCGTGCGGCACTACCTCCAGCACGACTGGCGCTGGTACTTCACGCTGGCGCTCGCGCTCGGCCGCGCGCCCCGGCTGGACCCAACCGGCGTGACGTGCCCCACAACGGTGCTGGCCGCCCGGTACGACCCGCTGGCGTGCGTGAGCGGGGTGGTCGGCGCGGTCGCCGCGCTGCCGCAGGCCAGGGTGCGGGTGCTGCCCAACACGCACTTCCTGCCGCTGGAGGACCCGCGGGTCGTGGTGGAGGAGCTGGAGCTGCTGCTGGACCGGGTCGACGCCGTGCGCCGGGCCGTGCGCGGCGACGCGGGCGGACCGCTCACCCCGCGTTCACGACCGCGCGCCTAA
- a CDS encoding 2-hydroxyacid dehydrogenase, whose product MSLIVLVPDDLGVRVLSDVEGVRPVRYEPGQPLPAEAARADVLVPKFLHGTDPRDVFEQLPSLKLVQLLSAGAERFTGVVPDGVLLSTCRGAHGGSTAEWAIGALLAVYRDFPVFERARQERRWDYHLTETLQDKEVLVVGAGDLGEQFRRRLEPFGATATMVGRTARPGVRGVAELPDLLGGFDAVLVVVPLTGETTGMVDARFLSRMRDGAILVNAARGQVVDTDALLAELTSGRLRAALDVTEPEPLPADHPLWTAPGLFLTPHVAGSCTGHAERAYAVVAAEVARFARGEQPANLVKGDY is encoded by the coding sequence GTGAGCCTCATCGTGCTGGTGCCCGACGACCTCGGTGTCCGCGTGCTGTCCGACGTGGAGGGTGTGCGGCCCGTCCGCTACGAGCCGGGGCAGCCGCTGCCCGCCGAGGCCGCGCGGGCCGACGTCCTGGTGCCGAAGTTCCTGCACGGCACGGACCCGCGCGACGTGTTCGAGCAGCTGCCGTCGCTGAAGCTGGTGCAGCTGCTGTCGGCGGGCGCGGAGCGGTTCACCGGCGTCGTGCCCGACGGCGTGCTGCTGTCCACCTGCCGGGGCGCGCACGGCGGCAGCACGGCCGAGTGGGCGATCGGCGCGCTGCTGGCGGTCTACCGCGACTTCCCGGTGTTCGAGCGGGCCCGGCAGGAGCGGCGCTGGGACTACCACCTCACCGAGACGTTGCAGGACAAGGAGGTGCTCGTGGTCGGCGCGGGCGACCTCGGCGAGCAGTTCCGGCGCAGGCTGGAGCCGTTCGGCGCGACCGCCACCATGGTCGGCCGCACCGCGCGGCCCGGGGTGCGCGGCGTGGCCGAGCTGCCCGACCTGCTCGGCGGGTTCGACGCGGTGCTGGTCGTGGTGCCGCTGACCGGGGAGACCACCGGGATGGTGGACGCCCGGTTCCTCTCCCGGATGAGGGACGGCGCGATCCTGGTCAACGCCGCCCGCGGCCAGGTCGTCGACACCGACGCGCTGCTGGCCGAGCTGACGTCGGGGCGGCTGCGCGCGGCGCTGGACGTGACCGAGCCCGAGCCGCTGCCGGCGGACCACCCGCTGTGGACGGCGCCGGGCCTGTTCCTCACCCCGCACGTGGCGGGCAGCTGCACGGGCCACGCCGAGCGCGCGTACGCCGTGGTGGCCGCCGAGGTCGCCCGGTTCGCCCGCGGCGAGCAGCCGGCCAACCTGGTCAAGGGCGATTACTAG
- a CDS encoding DoxX family protein produces the protein MATHDDRSKASGGYSDDGFYSTSGVGGGVHHFDDGTRSFDGGGFDKDTQSFDTTGYTPIADLTDEPAHHDPLDDERRPFGWTAGPDLGLLVLRLALGGAFAVHGLQKVFGLFGGPGIDGFTRYLQSAGFREPRILAWVTGVTELGGGALLVLGLFTPLAAAGVLGVMANVIALKYRGGFFAPDGVELEVAYAAMAFAALFAGPGRAALDNNRSWFRHPLPAGFLCLVLAAGATAATLYVFR, from the coding sequence GTGGCTACTCACGACGACCGCTCGAAGGCTTCGGGCGGCTACTCCGACGACGGGTTCTACTCGACGAGTGGCGTGGGCGGAGGAGTGCACCACTTCGACGACGGCACGCGGTCGTTCGACGGCGGCGGGTTCGACAAGGACACGCAGAGCTTCGACACCACCGGGTACACACCGATCGCCGACCTGACCGACGAGCCCGCGCACCACGACCCGCTGGACGACGAGCGCAGGCCGTTCGGCTGGACCGCCGGCCCCGACCTCGGCCTGCTGGTGCTGCGGCTGGCGCTGGGCGGCGCGTTCGCCGTGCACGGCCTGCAGAAGGTGTTCGGCCTGTTCGGCGGGCCGGGCATCGACGGGTTCACCCGGTACCTGCAGTCCGCGGGCTTCCGCGAGCCGCGCATCCTGGCGTGGGTGACGGGCGTGACCGAGCTGGGCGGCGGCGCGCTGCTGGTGCTGGGCCTGTTCACGCCCCTGGCGGCGGCCGGCGTGCTCGGCGTGATGGCCAACGTGATCGCGCTGAAGTACCGGGGCGGGTTCTTCGCGCCCGACGGCGTCGAGCTGGAGGTCGCCTACGCCGCGATGGCGTTCGCCGCGCTGTTCGCGGGTCCGGGCCGGGCGGCCCTGGACAACAACCGCAGCTGGTTCCGCCACCCGCTGCCGGCGGGCTTCCTCTGCCTGGTGCTGGCCGCCGGCGCGACCGCCGCGACGCTCTACGTCTTCAGGTAG
- the ilvD gene encoding dihydroxy-acid dehydratase, translating to MPPLRSRTTTHGRNAAGARALWRATGMTDSDFGKPIVAIANSYTQFVPGHVHLRDLGDIVAEAIREAGGVPREFHTIAVDDGIAMGHSGMLYSLPSREVIADSVEYMVNAHQADAIVCISNCDKITPGMLNAAMRLNVPVVFVSGGPMEAGKAVVVDGVAVAPTDLITAISASASPDVDEAGLAEVERSACPTCGSCSGMFTANSMNCLTEALGLALPGNGSTLATHAARRELFAEAGRTVVDLCKRYYEQDDESVLPRSIANRKAFENAMALDMAMGGSTNTVLHILAAAQEGEVDFTLADIDALSRRVPCLSKVSPNSDYHMEDVHRAGGIPALLGELWRGGMLNEDVRTVHSPDMASWLGEWDVRAESPSERAVELFHAAPGGVRTTEAFSTSNRWSKLDTDAAGGCIRDVAHAYTKDGGLAVLHGNLAERGAVIKSAGIDEELWRFEGPARVVESQEEAVSAILKKEIQPGDVLVVRYEGPAGGPGMQEMLHPTAFLKGAGLGRKCALITDGRFSGGTSGLSIGHVSPEAAGGGAIGLVQDGDRILIDIGARRLELLVDESVLAERRAKMEASERPWQPVERVRPVTAALRAYARMATDASTGAVRDVNK from the coding sequence GTGCCACCGCTCCGTTCCCGCACCACCACCCACGGCCGCAACGCCGCGGGCGCCCGCGCGCTGTGGCGCGCGACCGGCATGACCGACAGCGACTTCGGCAAGCCGATCGTGGCCATCGCCAACTCGTACACCCAGTTCGTGCCGGGCCACGTGCACCTGCGCGACCTCGGTGACATCGTGGCCGAGGCGATCCGCGAGGCGGGCGGGGTGCCGCGCGAGTTCCACACGATCGCGGTGGACGACGGCATCGCCATGGGGCACAGCGGGATGCTGTACTCGCTGCCCTCGCGCGAGGTCATCGCCGACTCGGTCGAGTACATGGTCAACGCGCACCAGGCCGACGCGATCGTGTGCATCTCCAACTGCGACAAGATCACGCCGGGCATGCTCAACGCCGCGATGCGGCTCAACGTCCCGGTCGTGTTCGTCTCCGGCGGGCCGATGGAGGCGGGCAAGGCGGTCGTGGTGGACGGCGTGGCCGTCGCGCCGACCGACCTGATCACCGCGATCTCGGCGTCCGCGTCGCCGGACGTGGACGAGGCCGGGCTGGCCGAGGTGGAGCGGTCGGCGTGCCCGACCTGCGGTTCGTGCTCGGGCATGTTCACCGCGAACTCGATGAACTGCCTCACCGAGGCGCTGGGCCTGGCGCTGCCGGGCAACGGCTCCACGCTGGCCACCCACGCCGCGCGCCGCGAGCTGTTCGCCGAGGCCGGCCGCACGGTCGTGGACCTGTGCAAGCGGTACTACGAGCAGGACGACGAGTCCGTGCTGCCGCGGTCGATCGCGAACCGCAAGGCGTTCGAGAACGCCATGGCGCTGGACATGGCGATGGGCGGCTCCACCAACACGGTGCTGCACATCCTCGCCGCCGCCCAGGAGGGCGAGGTCGACTTCACGCTGGCCGACATCGACGCGCTGAGCCGTCGCGTGCCGTGCCTGTCGAAGGTGTCGCCGAACTCCGACTACCACATGGAGGACGTGCACCGGGCGGGCGGCATCCCGGCCCTGCTGGGCGAGCTGTGGCGGGGCGGGATGCTCAACGAGGACGTGCGCACCGTGCACAGCCCGGACATGGCGTCGTGGCTGGGCGAGTGGGACGTGCGGGCCGAGTCGCCGTCGGAGCGGGCGGTCGAGCTGTTCCACGCCGCGCCGGGCGGCGTGCGCACGACGGAGGCGTTCTCCACGTCCAACCGGTGGTCGAAGCTGGACACCGACGCGGCGGGCGGCTGCATCCGGGACGTCGCGCACGCGTACACCAAGGACGGCGGGCTGGCCGTGCTGCACGGCAACCTGGCCGAGCGCGGCGCGGTGATCAAGTCGGCGGGCATCGACGAGGAGCTGTGGCGCTTCGAGGGCCCGGCGCGGGTGGTCGAGTCCCAGGAGGAGGCCGTCTCGGCGATCCTGAAGAAGGAGATCCAGCCGGGTGACGTGCTGGTGGTCCGCTACGAGGGCCCGGCGGGCGGTCCGGGCATGCAGGAGATGCTGCACCCGACCGCGTTCCTCAAGGGCGCGGGCCTGGGCCGCAAGTGCGCGCTGATCACCGACGGCCGGTTCTCCGGCGGCACGTCGGGCCTGTCCATCGGCCACGTCTCGCCGGAGGCGGCGGGCGGCGGCGCGATCGGCCTGGTCCAGGACGGCGACCGGATCCTGATCGACATCGGCGCGCGCCGGCTGGAGCTGCTGGTGGACGAGTCGGTGCTGGCCGAGCGGCGGGCGAAGATGGAGGCGTCCGAGCGGCCGTGGCAGCCGGTCGAGCGGGTCCGCCCGGTGACGGCGGCGCTGCGCGCGTACGCCCGGATGGCGACCGACGCGTCCACGGGCGCCGTTCGCGACGTGAACAAGTAG
- a CDS encoding vitamin K epoxide reductase family protein has product MSSDTRTPGRVPVVSLLLSLAGLAVSTYLTVAHYTAGALLCAEGEVIDCGTVTSSEQSELLGIPVAVLGLAFFAFLTVVCLPFAWRSEALHWTRLVAVGVGVLFVVYLVAAEFVLIGKVCLWCTAVHVITLALAAVLVTGALRRSNL; this is encoded by the coding sequence GTGAGTTCAGACACGCGGACCCCCGGCCGGGTGCCGGTCGTCAGCCTGCTGCTGTCCCTGGCGGGGCTGGCCGTCTCGACCTACCTCACCGTCGCGCACTACACCGCGGGCGCGCTGCTGTGCGCCGAGGGCGAGGTCATCGACTGCGGCACGGTCACCAGCAGCGAGCAGTCCGAACTGCTCGGCATCCCGGTGGCGGTGCTCGGCCTGGCGTTCTTCGCGTTCCTGACCGTGGTGTGCCTGCCGTTCGCCTGGCGCAGCGAGGCGCTGCACTGGACGCGGCTGGTGGCCGTCGGCGTCGGGGTGCTGTTCGTGGTGTACCTGGTGGCGGCCGAGTTCGTGCTCATCGGGAAGGTCTGCCTGTGGTGCACGGCCGTGCACGTGATCACGCTCGCGCTCGCCGCCGTCCTGGTCACCGGCGCGCTGCGGCGGAGTAACCTCTGA
- a CDS encoding PH domain-containing protein — MSKAVFRIPTPALLAAGLATIAATPFAWGAPGLQAVYLLPAGFAVWVLRNRTTVDGERLVVRSTFGSRVLAWDEVKAIKLTPKGWLSAVLRDGSLVRLPAVRAGHLPTLSLVSGGRVADPNATPEAGPAEPDQPGDAGPDEDATPPPLKSPE, encoded by the coding sequence GTGTCGAAAGCCGTGTTCCGAATCCCCACCCCCGCCCTGCTCGCCGCCGGTCTCGCCACGATCGCCGCGACCCCGTTCGCCTGGGGCGCGCCCGGTCTGCAGGCCGTCTACCTGCTGCCGGCGGGGTTCGCGGTGTGGGTGCTGCGCAACCGGACCACGGTGGACGGGGAGCGGCTGGTGGTGCGGTCGACGTTCGGCTCGCGCGTGCTCGCGTGGGACGAGGTGAAGGCGATCAAGCTCACCCCGAAGGGGTGGTTGTCGGCCGTGCTGCGGGACGGCTCGCTGGTCCGGCTGCCCGCCGTCCGGGCCGGCCACCTGCCGACGTTGTCGCTGGTCAGCGGCGGCCGGGTGGCGGACCCGAACGCCACGCCGGAAGCCGGGCCCGCCGAGCCGGACCAGCCGGGCGACGCCGGTCCTGACGAGGACGCAACGCCGCCGCCCCTAAAGTCGCCGGAGTGA
- a CDS encoding acetolactate synthase large subunit, with translation MTSATSRPAPGEPPSPRPGPRPKPAPPSGAPVRVTGAQSLVRSLEAVGCEVVFGIPGGTILPAYDPLLDSTKVRHVLVRHEQGAGHAATGYAQATGKVGVCMATSGPGATNLVTPLADANMDSVPVVAITGQQSRPLIGTDAFQEADICGITMPITKHNFLITDAADIPRAIAEAFHLASTGRPGPVLVDIPKDVLQEMTSFSWPPELRLPGYRPTTRPHGKQVREAAKLIAAARRPVLYVGGGVIKAEASAELLALAESTGIPVVTTLMARGAFPDSHPLHLGMPGMHGTVSAVAAMQKSDLLVALGARFDDRVTGQLSTFAPDAQVVHADIDPAEISKNRRADVPIVGDCKEIIGELVEAVRAEKENATRTIDLAPWRRQLDVLRETFPLGYDWPEDGTLSPQYVIERIGLLTPADTVFTAGVGQHQMWAAQFVKYESPRTWINSGGLGTMGYAVPAAMGAKAGVPGVQVWAIDGDGCFQMTNQELATCAIEGIPIKVAVINNGNLGMVRQWQTLFYGERYSSTDLGTHKHRIPDFKLLAEAYGCAGLRAESRDEVDAVIQQAMEINDRPVVIDFVVGKDAQVWPMVAAGTGNSEIMAARGIRPLFDEDDV, from the coding sequence ATGACCAGCGCAACCTCGCGACCGGCTCCCGGCGAGCCTCCGTCGCCCCGCCCTGGACCGCGGCCGAAACCGGCCCCGCCGAGCGGCGCCCCCGTCCGCGTGACCGGTGCCCAGTCCCTCGTCCGCTCACTCGAAGCGGTGGGCTGCGAAGTGGTCTTCGGCATTCCCGGCGGCACGATCCTGCCTGCCTACGACCCCCTCCTCGACTCCACCAAGGTCCGGCACGTCCTGGTCCGCCACGAGCAGGGCGCGGGTCACGCCGCGACCGGGTACGCCCAGGCCACCGGCAAGGTCGGCGTCTGCATGGCCACCTCCGGCCCCGGCGCGACGAACCTGGTCACGCCGCTCGCGGACGCCAACATGGACTCGGTCCCGGTGGTCGCCATCACCGGCCAGCAGTCCCGGCCGCTGATCGGCACCGACGCGTTCCAGGAAGCCGACATCTGCGGCATCACGATGCCGATCACCAAGCACAACTTCCTCATCACCGACGCCGCGGACATCCCGCGGGCGATCGCCGAGGCGTTCCACCTGGCCTCCACCGGCCGACCCGGCCCCGTCCTGGTGGACATCCCCAAGGACGTGCTCCAGGAGATGACCTCGTTCTCCTGGCCGCCGGAGCTGCGCCTGCCCGGTTACCGGCCGACGACCCGGCCGCACGGCAAGCAGGTGCGCGAGGCCGCGAAGCTGATCGCCGCGGCCCGCCGCCCGGTCCTCTACGTCGGTGGCGGCGTGATCAAGGCCGAGGCGTCGGCCGAGCTGCTGGCGCTGGCCGAGTCCACCGGCATCCCGGTGGTCACCACGCTGATGGCGCGCGGCGCGTTCCCCGACTCGCACCCGCTGCACCTGGGCATGCCCGGCATGCACGGCACGGTGTCGGCGGTCGCCGCGATGCAGAAGTCGGACCTGCTGGTCGCCCTCGGCGCGCGGTTCGACGACCGGGTCACCGGCCAGCTGTCCACGTTCGCGCCGGACGCGCAGGTCGTGCACGCCGACATCGACCCGGCCGAGATCTCCAAGAACCGCCGCGCGGACGTGCCGATCGTCGGCGACTGCAAGGAGATCATCGGCGAGCTGGTCGAGGCCGTCCGGGCGGAGAAGGAGAACGCGACCCGCACGATCGACCTGGCGCCCTGGCGCCGGCAGCTGGACGTGCTGCGCGAGACGTTCCCGCTCGGCTACGACTGGCCCGAGGACGGCACGCTGTCGCCGCAGTACGTGATCGAGCGGATCGGCCTGCTGACCCCGGCGGACACCGTCTTCACCGCGGGCGTCGGCCAGCACCAGATGTGGGCGGCGCAGTTCGTGAAGTACGAGTCGCCGCGCACGTGGATCAACTCCGGCGGCCTCGGCACGATGGGCTACGCGGTGCCCGCCGCGATGGGCGCGAAGGCGGGCGTGCCGGGTGTCCAGGTGTGGGCGATCGACGGCGACGGCTGCTTCCAGATGACCAACCAGGAGCTGGCCACCTGCGCGATCGAGGGCATCCCGATCAAGGTCGCGGTCATCAACAACGGCAACCTGGGCATGGTCCGCCAGTGGCAGACGCTGTTCTACGGCGAGCGCTACTCCAGCACCGACCTGGGCACGCACAAGCACCGCATCCCCGACTTCAAGCTGCTGGCCGAGGCGTACGGCTGCGCCGGCCTGCGCGCCGAGTCGCGCGACGAGGTGGACGCGGTCATCCAGCAGGCCATGGAGATCAACGACCGGCCGGTCGTCATCGACTTCGTGGTCGGCAAGGACGCCCAGGTGTGGCCGATGGTCGCGGCGGGCACCGGCAACAGCGAGATCATGGCCGCGCGCGGCATCCGCCCGCTGTTCGACGAAGACGATGTGTAG
- the ilvN gene encoding acetolactate synthase small subunit yields MTRHTLSVLVEDKPGVLARVAGLFSRRGFNIESLAVGRTEHPDISRMTIVVSVEELPLEQVTKQLNKLVNVIKIVELESAASVQRQLLLVKVRADATVRSQVLETVQLFRAKVVDVSPEAVTVEATGTSEKLDALLRMLEPYGLREIVQSGMVAIGRGARSITATAVR; encoded by the coding sequence ATGACTAGGCACACCCTGAGCGTTCTGGTCGAGGACAAGCCCGGTGTCCTCGCCCGTGTGGCGGGCCTGTTCTCGCGGCGCGGCTTCAACATCGAGTCCCTGGCCGTCGGCCGCACCGAGCACCCGGACATCTCCCGGATGACGATCGTGGTGTCGGTCGAGGAGCTGCCGCTGGAGCAGGTGACCAAGCAGCTCAACAAGCTCGTCAACGTCATCAAGATCGTGGAGCTGGAGTCGGCCGCGTCGGTCCAGCGGCAGCTCCTGCTCGTCAAGGTGCGGGCCGACGCGACCGTGCGCAGCCAGGTGCTCGAAACGGTGCAGCTCTTCCGCGCGAAGGTCGTCGACGTCTCGCCGGAGGCGGTGACCGTCGAGGCCACCGGCACGTCCGAGAAGCTCGACGCGCTGCTGCGGATGCTGGAGCCGTACGGGCTCCGCGAGATCGTCCAGTCCGGCATGGTCGCCATCGGCCGTGGCGCCCGCTCCATCACCGCGACCGCGGTGCGCTGA
- the ilvC gene encoding ketol-acid reductoisomerase, with amino-acid sequence MSVEIFYDDDADLSIIQGRKVAVIGYGSQGHAHALSLRDSGVDVRIGLPEGSKSRAKAEEEGLTVGTPAEVSAEADLIMILAPDTAQRHIYANDIAPNLKDGDAVFFGHGFNIRYGLISVPSNVDVAMVAPKGPGHLVRRQFVDGKGVPALIAVEQDASGNAQALALSYAKGIGGTRAGVIKTTFKEETETDLFGEQAVLCGGASALVQAGFEVLTEAGYAPEVAYFECLHELKLIVDLMYEGGIARMRYSISDTAEYGDLTRGPRVVTPGVKEEMRKILGEIQDGTFATEWVNEDDAGRGNYKKLQQEGEQHPIEEVGKKLRGLMSWVDRPITETA; translated from the coding sequence GTGAGCGTCGAGATCTTCTACGACGACGATGCCGACCTGAGCATCATCCAGGGGCGCAAGGTCGCGGTCATCGGCTACGGCAGCCAGGGCCACGCGCACGCGCTGAGCCTGCGCGACTCCGGCGTCGACGTCCGGATCGGCCTCCCCGAGGGCTCCAAGTCCCGCGCCAAGGCCGAGGAGGAGGGCCTGACCGTCGGCACCCCCGCCGAGGTCTCGGCCGAGGCCGACCTGATCATGATCCTGGCGCCGGACACCGCGCAGCGGCACATCTACGCCAACGACATCGCGCCCAACCTCAAGGACGGCGACGCGGTCTTCTTCGGCCACGGCTTCAACATCCGCTACGGCCTGATCAGCGTGCCGTCCAACGTGGACGTCGCCATGGTCGCCCCGAAGGGCCCGGGCCACCTGGTCCGCCGCCAGTTCGTGGACGGCAAGGGCGTGCCCGCGCTGATCGCGGTCGAGCAGGACGCCTCCGGCAACGCGCAGGCGCTGGCGCTGTCCTACGCCAAGGGCATCGGCGGCACCCGCGCGGGCGTCATCAAGACCACGTTCAAGGAGGAGACCGAGACCGACCTGTTCGGCGAGCAGGCGGTCCTCTGCGGCGGCGCCTCCGCGCTGGTGCAGGCCGGTTTCGAGGTGCTGACCGAGGCGGGCTACGCGCCCGAGGTCGCCTACTTCGAGTGCCTGCACGAGCTGAAGCTGATCGTCGACCTGATGTACGAGGGCGGCATCGCCCGGATGCGCTACTCGATCTCCGACACCGCCGAGTACGGCGACCTGACCCGGGGCCCGCGCGTCGTCACCCCCGGCGTCAAGGAGGAGATGCGCAAGATCCTGGGCGAGATCCAGGACGGCACCTTCGCCACCGAGTGGGTGAACGAGGACGACGCCGGCCGCGGCAACTACAAGAAGTTGCAGCAGGAGGGCGAGCAGCACCCGATCGAGGAGGTCGGCAAGAAGCTGCGCGGCCTCATGTCGTGGGTCGACCGGCCGATCACCGAAACCGCCTGA
- a CDS encoding DUF397 domain-containing protein: protein MTDSAPIYDDKAHVRGKLDLTAAEWIRSDEGAEEEEEHVEIAFVEHTDGVTYTAMRNSAHPEGPVLVFTPAEWEAFILGVKDGEFDEPW from the coding sequence ATGACCGACAGCGCGCCCATCTACGACGACAAGGCCCACGTCCGGGGCAAGCTCGACCTCACCGCCGCCGAGTGGATCCGCAGCGACGAGGGCGCGGAGGAGGAAGAGGAGCACGTCGAGATCGCGTTCGTCGAGCACACCGACGGCGTGACCTACACGGCGATGCGCAACTCCGCCCACCCGGAGGGCCCGGTGCTCGTCTTCACGCCCGCCGAGTGGGAGGCGTTCATCCTCGGCGTCAAGGACGGCGAATTCGACGAACCCTGGTGA
- the serA gene encoding phosphoglycerate dehydrogenase, with protein MTKPVVLIAEKLAPSVLDVFGDGFEVRHVDGTDRPALLEAVADADALLVRSATKVDAEVFKATAKLKVVARAGVGLDNVEVPAATERGVMVVNAPTSNIVSAAEHAVALLLSTARQIPAAHATLQAHEWKRSKFNGVEVQGKTVGVVGLGKIGQLFAARIAAFGTELIAYDPYVSAARAAQLGIELVTLEELLERADFISIHLPKTPETKGLIGAEQLAKAKRGVIIVNAARGGLVDEEALAEAVKEGQVGGAGIDVFSTEPTTESPLFGLPNVVVTPHLGASTTEAQDRAGTDVAKSVLLALAGDFVPDAVNVQGGGVVGEEVRPYLPLVQKLGTVVAALSAKAPTAVTVEVRGELSNEDVAVLPLAALRGVFSSVVEEQVTFVNAPALANSLGVGVELTKEPESANHRSLVTVRAVQADGAVITVSGTLTGLDQVEKLVGINGRGFDLRAEGNVLLLEYPDRPGVMGAVGTLLGEAGVNVEAAQISQTKDGADAFMLLRVDRPVDTAVLDPIGAAVGARTVRSVNFD; from the coding sequence GTGACCAAGCCCGTTGTCCTGATCGCCGAGAAGCTCGCACCGTCCGTTCTCGACGTCTTCGGTGACGGCTTCGAGGTGCGCCACGTCGACGGCACCGACCGTCCCGCGCTGCTCGAAGCCGTCGCCGACGCCGACGCCCTCCTGGTCCGCTCCGCCACCAAGGTCGACGCCGAGGTCTTCAAGGCCACCGCGAAGCTGAAGGTCGTCGCCCGCGCGGGCGTCGGGCTGGACAACGTCGAGGTGCCCGCCGCCACCGAGCGCGGCGTCATGGTCGTCAACGCGCCCACCTCCAACATCGTCAGCGCCGCCGAGCACGCCGTCGCGCTGCTGCTGTCCACCGCGCGCCAGATCCCGGCCGCGCACGCCACGCTGCAGGCGCACGAGTGGAAGCGCAGCAAGTTCAACGGCGTCGAGGTCCAGGGCAAGACCGTCGGCGTGGTCGGCCTGGGCAAGATCGGCCAGCTGTTCGCCGCCCGCATCGCCGCCTTCGGCACCGAGCTGATCGCCTACGACCCGTACGTCAGCGCCGCCCGCGCCGCGCAGCTCGGCATCGAGCTGGTGACCCTGGAGGAGCTGCTGGAGCGCGCCGACTTCATCTCCATCCACCTGCCGAAGACCCCGGAGACCAAGGGCCTGATCGGCGCCGAGCAGCTGGCCAAGGCCAAGCGCGGCGTGATCATCGTCAACGCCGCCCGCGGCGGCCTGGTGGACGAGGAGGCGCTGGCGGAAGCGGTGAAGGAGGGCCAGGTCGGCGGCGCGGGCATCGACGTGTTCTCCACCGAGCCCACCACCGAGAGCCCGCTGTTCGGCCTGCCGAACGTCGTGGTCACCCCGCACCTGGGCGCGTCGACCACCGAGGCGCAGGACCGCGCGGGCACGGACGTGGCCAAGTCGGTGCTGCTCGCGCTGGCGGGCGACTTCGTGCCGGACGCGGTGAACGTGCAGGGCGGCGGCGTGGTCGGCGAGGAGGTCCGCCCCTACCTGCCGCTGGTGCAGAAGCTGGGCACGGTGGTCGCGGCGCTGAGCGCCAAGGCCCCGACCGCGGTCACCGTCGAGGTGCGCGGCGAGCTGTCCAACGAGGACGTGGCGGTGCTGCCGCTGGCCGCGCTGCGCGGCGTGTTCTCCAGCGTGGTCGAGGAGCAGGTCACCTTCGTCAACGCGCCGGCGCTGGCGAACTCGCTCGGCGTGGGCGTCGAGCTGACCAAGGAGCCGGAGAGCGCCAACCACCGCAGCCTGGTGACGGTGCGCGCGGTGCAGGCCGACGGCGCGGTCATCACGGTGTCCGGCACGCTCACCGGCCTGGACCAGGTCGAGAAGCTGGTCGGCATCAACGGTCGCGGCTTCGACCTGCGGGCCGAGGGCAACGTGCTGCTGCTGGAGTACCCGGACCGGCCGGGCGTCATGGGCGCCGTCGGCACGCTGCTCGGCGAGGCGGGCGTGAACGTCGAGGCCGCGCAGATCAGCCAGACCAAGGACGGCGCGGACGCGTTCATGCTGCTGCGCGTCGACCGCCCGGTGGACACCGCCGTGCTCGACCCGATCGGCGCGGCCGTCGGCGCGCGCACGGTGCGCTCGGTCAACTTCGACTGA